The sequence aagggggggaatgtaaaggaatattgatttattgaatgtaaaattgcataaaaggttgaaaattgatatttgcatacaaaaaaagtgtgtacactagacaacagatggcagtagcgcttggcgtaggcggtagtcgccaaggataatgtaccgaaaatatgatatttggtccatggatgtctagcgtgagtcggtatataaaggcccaaaacgatgattttcgttggagctgaaacaaacaagtgattataatagtgtatcaaagTTTTGAGGAATCGATataatggtaatgtattgttttttccatttggacgttttcttgtgtgatgtaacgttggttgccactaactttttgatgttacagtgaattatatgttgtgttgatgtaaagctttgtgacttgggtattatactgtaaaatgcagtgattagtgatgagtagtcttgatgaagtgctgtatggcgagtctttgcttttgtgcaatgcgtccgtaatttgtttaatgttctgtttgtgactttaatttccttactaattgttattaaagtacattttaagttatagtgggttgtcactgtttcctgatatattctcctcgtaaatccttaccatagagagagtttttttttttatgttacaatatatatatatatacacacacacacacatatatatatatatatatatatatatatatatatatatatatatatatatagtatgtatatatatatatatatatatatatatatatatatatatatatatatatatctataataaagttATATAGCATAGATACTGCtgtatttacaaataaatctCTCGGATACTGCGTGCATGAACTGGTGCGACACTTGTCTTCGTTTAAAATATTCTACTGGCTATACGGATATAGCAGTAAGTTTCTTTTTCTTGAGTATCTTGGAGAATTCCTGTATCGAATTCAGTTTTCTTtccaatattttctttcataattaaatttttttcatgtgCCAACAACAGCAGGAACAGAAGGTGCTGACACGTGTTATACTTGtcaccacacacatacaaacacacacacacacacacacacacacacacactatatatatatatatatatatatatatatatatatatatatatacgttactgTTTATACCTCCCCATCTTATTGAAGCTAACACAAGcagtatgaatatgtatacacaGTAAAAGTTGTGTGGCTATTCggtgagatttatatatatacgtacatacacacacacacacacacacacacacacacacacacatatatatatatatatatatatatatatatgtgtatatatatatatatatatctatctatatatatatatatgtatattatatgtatatatatatatatatatatatatatatatatatatatatatatatagatagatatatatatacatatatatatatatatattatatatatatgtatgtatttatatatatatatatatatatatatatatatatatattatatatatatatatatataaatcataacatTGCAGCCTTCTGATTTTCAGTAAGTCTTTATTGGCGAAGCTACAAGAGCAACACTTTAGTTTGTTGAGATGggtatttgtttacgtccgcttttttctgtccgtcctcagagcTTACAAACATACTATTGTAAGACatactgcaatttggtatgttgatcattcacacttctatcatcaaacataccaaattgcagccctctagcctcagtattttttttattcttttcaagattAATGTTTACCATGGTCGTGAGTCTAACACCTACAATAACTCAAGTCACCAccagaccgtggctgaaagtttcatgggaacgccactgagagtttcatgggccgtggctgagagtttcatacagcttaTATGTGCTGTACAGAAATTCGATTACACCGAataaacttcgacgcattttccACTTATTTTTTACTTGACCACAGCAGACATTGGTCCCCATTTACAGCTGGGTGAACTGGTGGGGTGTAAGAATCCTACCggcgtaggtcctgcgtgtcgtaaaagtctactaaaaggacagctgctgccttgcagtctgacttttttagtaaaaggcgaggcccaccgccaataattatggaaactgctgccttgcaggtggactttgtagtcaaaggcgaggcccaccgccaataactgtgctTGATGACAGTAAGAGCAcgtggtcgtaaaaacccctttgccaattAATAAACCATACCCGATGCTGTAAGGAAAAGTGcaccaggcaaccgaccccttagtgtagggataacggtgggaaagaagaagactacCCATAAGTAGGGGGTATGGATGACACACCCCTTCGggatatacacatacgtacacgcataaatacatacataccctttttatatatgtgtatgataagCTACTTTTGTTGTTAGTGACtgcttggtttattattatttttttgcagtccaatattcaggaaaattaaaacatacaACTGAGTCAAATTCATATGcttgaatataataaatataaatagatgaaAGATGTAAACAGTTCGGATAATATCATGCTGCAGGTGGAGTTCTCTCTATCTGGCCGGATGAACGACTACTGAGGGGCTCTGTAGGACGCGGATGGCTCTTCCGCAGAATCATCGAAACGGATACCACGGGCGCGTTGTTCCTCTGCGAAGGCGATCTGGTCGAGGACGAACTGGGGAATTGGGTGGGGGAACTCGGGAGCCACTGGCAGGAGGTCAGACTCTGGTTGGTATCCATTTTCATTGGCAACAAACTTCACGAGAACTTCTGTACCGTCAGGAGCGGTGTACCTGTGGATTATGAGGTTACCATAGCATCACCTGTCTTTGTAACAATGACATGTCCTGTATTTGAGTTTAAAGGAGAGTAATTCTGTTAGTTTTATGTGTCTTTATTCAGCTTTTATctcattctatttatttttgtttgctattTTCTTCGTTCTCCTTTCTTTTTACACATTTGACATTTCATTCCATGGAATTTTTCTTAGTATTACCTGAAAATTTTCTTAGCCGTTGCACATTGATCACAATGGCAAGCGGGAGAACTATCACTTCCCTACAATCCATTGTAATGCTGTTGATCCACTGACCGGTTAAACACTTCATATTCAAAACATAACAGAAATTAGAACCAATAAAAAATTTGTCGCAGAAAAGGAAAGATGACATCCGTTACACTTACGAGTACTGTCCGGCCTGGATGATGGCACCATTTTCGGTCTCAGGAGAGCCAGCTTTGGCGAAGTGGATGCCATTTGCAGCTTCGAACTCGACGTTGAAGCGTCCGTCTTCCTCCATGACTCTTTCGTCCCTCAAGATGGCCACACGTTCTCCGGAGTCGTCCCGCTGTTGGTGGACCACCACCCGTTCATtcgagtcttcctccgaggaggaagTAGCAGCAGGCGCTTGGTAGTTGTACTGTGGCGCAGCAAAAGCCACAGCAACAAGCACAGCGCAGATGAGCTGAAAGTGATGGAAATAAGCCGTTCATTTAGGCTTTGAGTAGTCTGCTTACTTGCGAAGCGAACAGCCTCctggttttaaaatttatttaatgaataatttacttacatattgCAAGATCAGCTTTCATTGTTTAGAGCCAAGCAAGGGAAGTTGAGATGAAAGGAATATAAGATGATCATTCACCTGAGCAAAAGCGTctttactaataaaaaataacaatgtttttaatttcagggcaacccccccccacccccataaccCTTTGCTCATGAGCTCTTCTCACCATCTCATGCGAAGTAATTAATAGTCATTCACACGAGTTTAGCAAAAGTCTAAATTTTCTAAACACATCTGAATCAGTTTGAAATAATCGGATATCTTTCAGAATTCTTTAACTTTTCTTGGTCACTTACGAACTTCATGTTAGTCGGTGGATACAGGACTTCTGACGGTACAGTGTAAGATGCCTCCAATTAAATAGCAAGTCCCCTCGTGTGCAACAGCCCATCTCGAGCGAACTGGAAGGTCATGCCCTTGGATTATGAATTTTGCCGCCTTTCACTATTGACCTGGATACTATCcttacaaataaaaagaataaaaaaaaaagccagacgACGTAAGCTACAGTCAGTGTATAAGAAAACTACATATTTTGATGCACTACAGCATGAGACAAGAAAATGCCAGACCCATCGTAAAGCAAAATGGCGATAAGACTGCTTTTAGTATTTAAAACCTGTCGCGTGATTTAATGAGCAAATGGTCACCCTAAACCCGAATGGTTTTAGCGCTAAATCCGTTTCCTTAGATTTGACAGAGCACATCTCTTCTCACACGATGATTAATCTATAGCTAAATATATCCAGATACTGACGACAGTGAGCTCTTTATATTTCGTCATTTCAGTGATATGATCTCATACGAAGCGATGAATACCATATCTGCACTCTCTTTATCAGCAAAATGTTAACATCAAGAACCCTAGTTGTCTTTAGTCTGGGCTTCTGTGAGTTCGAAGTGAGTATCTTGCACCATGAAAATATTTAAGTATTAAAACGCTGTTTAAAAGTATCAAATTGTCTCGAGGCAATTCTAATAATCTTATCGGTGTATATTAATGTTTCTGAAGGATTTacgaacagaaataaataaatacaatactaCACCACTGATTATGTCAAATAATCCTTTGATGATTATTAAGTGGAAtcctattaatttttatttttcaacaacgatTTTAAGCATTTCTTAAAATTAGAATCATATAAAATAAGGAGGGAAAAAAAGTTCAGAAAAGTCAATATTGCTTGTCAAATAATCGTGAAGAATTCGGAAAATGTTTTCTGTATAAGAATGTTATCTCGGAAAATGTTATCTGTATAAGAATTCTGGAAATACAAAGACTCACGCAATAACTACATGACTATCAGCATGAATGTTCCTCCtcgtatatatcaaatatatatatatatatatatatatatatatacatatatatatatgtattatatatatatattatatatattatatatatatatattatatatatagatgtatatatatattatatatatatatatatatatatatatatatatatatatatatatatatatatatatatatatataatatatatatatatatatatatatatatacacacacacacacacacacacacacacacacacacacacacatatatatatatatatatatatatatatatatatatatatatatatattatgtatatgtaaatgccATGAAGCAAATTCTTGAAGActgctttcttctttctcttctcttcgtcTTCTGAACGGCTGCGGGCAAGAAGTGATGAAGTACCCTGATCCACGTCCTTTAACAAAAAGCTTGTCTCCAGACCAGACAGATGCTTTAATGCCAGGTGAACTGAATTTTACATTAGGTAGCTATCCAGACGGCCCGAAACCTCACTGCTGCATGAACTAGTTCTGTATTGAGCAGTGATTCTACTTCTAGAGATATGGCGTAGAAATGATAAGACGACCGGCTACTTTAAATCGTAAAAGGAAAGACAGCTTAACAGGACATCGACAACAAGAGATGTTTATACTATCTCTAGAATTAACGTTTATAATGCATAGGTAATGCTATGAGGTTATACTTGGTTAAACGGACCGCCCTTAGTAGTCtgatatatctttctctctataaAAGCTAGCTATTTGCATAAGAAATAGGTCGAAGCACTGAAAGTATGCAAGAAAAATGCTAGACAAACCAATGATACGTGGTATCGGAACAAAAGTTCTTTTAATCCATCATTTTTGAGCTATTAGTTCAGTTTATCTTTAGTTATGTACCGAGAGCGAATCTAATCGGAGtacttttccttttcttcgtgaaaggaaaatttaatagttcgcataaaatcaaaattaaatcacCGAGAACGGAGAGAAAATTTCATCCCTTTTGTTGCTGTGACAGCTGTTTGAAAGACTGCTTATCTGTATCATTAGAGTTTGAAAATGATTAAGAAACCTATCTGCAGTGTAAGTAGAGAAGTGGGAGATATTCCCAGTCCTTCTCAGCAATTCCTATTCCCACTACTGAGAAACAAGTGGAAGAATAAAGCATAGCCCTCAGCATTGTCAAAGTCATATAATTTTTCAGCCCTTGTATTTCCATAGAACTGATGACtgacaatttatatttttgtattcatcatataatatagtagtataatTATTTCTTGTTTGCCTAAAGATGAAGAGAGGAGCGAAATTTTCGATCTTATGAAAACGTGGACACTAATGCTGATACGATTCTAGGGGTAGATTTGTGTACAAGCGAAAAGGACATGGAAGATTTTGCATTTGGTTTATAAGAGCGATAACGTTATCGGTAGTGTCGTgtccagaaaaaataaaactcaatctGTGGAAAAAACAAGGGGGGTTTTAGGAGGAAAAAGAATATTCATTAAAACTAAGCGACAAAATCATCGGGGCGAACATATCACTTCCATAAATCTCGTTAACTCTTGCTTTATGGCGTCTTCAGGGGACTTTTATATGATATCAAATCTACAAGAGACGCTCTGGTGTTTCTGAGTCTATGGCGGTTAAATGGTAGTTAGCCTTGAGATATAATTAGCTGATGCAACAGGTCCGAAAGGGGAAACAAGTTCTGTGACACAGGTACTGACTTTTTGGTCTTTGGCATAGGAAAATGTTTAAGAGCAAGTTTGTTTTCAAGGACTTCAGCGGGGCTAGTATTAGATTAGCTGAGAATGCTGGTGAAATAGAGCATTTAACCTTGATCCGTAGCAGTTTCGATAGTATATAAGGTTTCACTGACACCGTTTCAGCATCAGTTCTTCTTTGCGTCTCCAACATGAAATTTGTGAGTTTCATCTCCAGTGCATTCAAGTCTAGGAAATTTTGTGAGGAATCTGTTCTAGCAGGCTACGGCAGACAAAGCTAAACACTTAGCATTCTGTGATtttagaaaaaagataaaaagcatCTGCCTTTTCTACGCTTTTACTAACAAGATCTACATGACTTCAGCGTTAGAATCTCAATTAGACTGCAGCTTAATAAaacctacactctctctctctctctctctctctctctctctctctctctctctctctctctttccttattattttccTTCAATCTTTATTCAAAGTTCTCTGTTCAAACAGATCGTCTTAGCTGCCCTCTACGCCGTGGCACTTGCTGCCCCGCAGTACAACTATGCAGCCCCTAGCGACTCATCCTCCTCAGAGGAGGAGGTCAGCGAACGAGTGGTAGTCCAGAGAGACGACTCCGGGGAACGTGTGGCCATCCTCAGGGACGAAAGAGTCATGGAGGAAGACGGAAGGTTCAACGTAGAATTCGAAGCTGAAAACGGAATCCACTTCGCCAAGGCTGGTTCCCCCGAAGCCGAGAACGGCGCCGTCATTCAAGCTGGACAATATTCGTGAGTAATTTCTGCTAATCATAAGTGACGTCTTGAAATTCAGTTTCCTGGCTTGAGTGTACTATGATTAAGCATACTAGACTATTCAAGTAAACCTGTATCCATTCATTATTTATTGACAAGTAAGCTACGCGAAATGTCACTTATCTATTCcgagttttctttcattttccttcgtggttcacaaataataaataaatagataaataaataagccaagaaaaagatgaataaataaataaatgaatacataataatTACTTTTGAAACCCTTTGCGTCAAGCAGAGATGGAGGCGAGGATAACCTTGTTGAGTTATTTACTGATGTATTTACGGCTTGATTTATGTCGTCATATAACTGATTATGTAtagattgtttattattataaacatttgAAAGAACTAAACTTCATCTTTTTTCCTTGTCAATTTTTCCAAGAGTGGTTATTCATTCTTGTGGAAGCCTTCTGTGCTGTTCCATAAGGATATTTACTCTTGatgaataataattctaatatatctatTGGTTTTGTACACATAAGAAGTAATCCTCGCTTTCCCCCATATTCACAGATACACTGCTCCTGATGGCACCGAAGTCCTTGTGAAGTTCGTAGCGAATGAAAACGGATACCAACCCCAATCCGACCTCTTGCCGGTGGCTCCCGAATTCCCCCACCCAATCCCTCAGTTCGTCCTCGACCAGATCGCCTTCGCTGCTTCAGAAGACGCCCTTCGTGCTCGTGACGACTCACGGGAAGCACCAGCCACAGCCTATGGCGCACCTCAGTAACACGCTTCAGGAAATATATACCAGTTGTATATTGTCCAATATTTATGTGTAATTTATCTAACTTCAATAAAGCTGAAATTCATAACTATTTCAATAACCTTGCtcaggaaaatatgaataagcAGTTTTGCAGTTGTATTTCTGAATAGTCTGACGccgagataataaaaaaaatatagtttgtgACCAAACTCTGGTTATTGAAATAATTTGAAAAGattaaatgcaaaaaataataatcaattaataaataaactaaacaaatgaatacataatttttttatggttcTCATTTGATTTGACTTTCTCCTGAATATTAAAAGGAAACCAAGGCAAATTTATCTGATGGAAGAACAATTCTTTAGAACTTTCAAATTCTCTAATTTACAGGACTCCGAAAACAGCTCCATAATCCAAATCACCGTAATAAAAAGAGCTAGAATCTCGTCAAAAACGATTCCTGGTTCGTGGGTGTGAATCATTGGTGTTTATTAAAATGATGTGGCTTTTAAGAAGATGGGAATTTCTAATTCAAAATCTTACTGTAATATTCTTCATAGGAaactaagcattctcatttcttgcATTATTATTTGATCATTAATAAAGTAATTGTATTTGTTATGAATATATTCCCATTATCAATTTTCACCACCAGAAATAATAAGCAGGAGGTGTCActtgtcattttcatctcttttacaCGTTTTTTCGAGGTATACCTTAAAGCTACATTAGCACAATAACAAACCAGACTTAAAATGTATTCGTCTAATTGAGTGATACTTAAACTGAGCTTATGGAGTAATAATGGCAATGAAAGGAGACTTCTCAAGATAGGTTTCTGCCCTAATTGAAAGTATACATTAATCAGACAGCTGGCTATCCTATGAACTCCTTTGGTGTGAAGACGCTTTCCATTAATAGTTAATTTTTTATAACATAATATGTATTCATTTCATTAATGCTTACCGTTTAAGATACCGTCACTCTTATGAGTTGAATTgagtggaatataaaatttaggccaaaggccaagcacttggacctatgatgtcattcagcgcagaaatggaaattgacagtaaaagttttgaaagataCACCAgaggaaaaccccaaagcagttgcacaatgaataaagtattaggagagggtgcaaaataagatgaagaaagagaatgtgagaaaaggtacagtaaaagggacgaaagtggttgcagctaggggccgaaggcacgctccaaagaaccctaagtaatgcctacagtccaccacataaggtccactgacggcactacccccctacggaagTCACTCTTATGACTATGACGACGTCCATCTTAACATGCTGGCTTAGTCAGCAATCAGTTCTCGTACCCTCTGAAttgctgaaaaagaaaaacattaaaatacaaagttGATATGATGTgcattaataacaaaattaatttttttaatcttcattcacaacgctgagtttttttttttttttttttttttgctcgacaAAAACAATCCAGAGGTAGTactttgaaaatgaaatgaaattattttgccTGTACTGCACAACAAACCTAGTATTCTGTACTCGAAGTTGCTGCAACCTTTCTACTTCATTAGGAAATTAAGTGTAGGTTTCTCTATGGCTTAGAGCACTGCtgcggcaataataataataataataataataataataataataataataataataataataataaaataatagtgtacttaggaagcagatcctctctcaagcatactttattaaaagtaatggctacgtcagcagcgttacacttgtagagattcttctctattttccgaatagcggctttttctgggctacttagacaggctagtagagcgcctataaaTGTCACgttcaaatacagtcaaaattggtttatatatttgaattttacagataaactatgataccatagtcatcaatgtcattaacgattctctctctctctctctctctctctctctctctctctctctctctctctctctttaagcaagcaagctttcgtctggagctgccagacatcctcgggctgggaagctgagggcagactgatcttggtgtgttgctgttgaagattaagctggctttatgccagcacgggctcttgctcaagagcagcccg is a genomic window of Macrobrachium nipponense isolate FS-2020 chromosome 31, ASM1510439v2, whole genome shotgun sequence containing:
- the LOC135206422 gene encoding cuticle protein AMP1A-like, with protein sequence MKFLICAVLVAVAFAAPQYNYQAPAATSSSEEDSNERVVVHQQRDDSGERVAILRDERVMEEDGRFNVEFEAANGIHFAKAGSPETENGAIIQAGQYSYTAPDGTEVLVKFVANENGYQPESDLLPVAPEFPHPIPQFVLDQIAFAEEQRARGIRFDDSAEEPSASYRAPQ
- the LOC135206424 gene encoding cuticle protein AMP1A-like; translation: MKFIVLAALYAVALAAPQYNYAAPSDSSSSEEEVSERVVVQRDDSGERVAILRDERVMEEDGRFNVEFEAENGIHFAKAGSPEAENGAVIQAGQYSYTAPDGTEVLVKFVANENGYQPQSDLLPVAPEFPHPIPQFVLDQIAFAASEDALRARDDSREAPATAYGAPQ